The genomic stretch CTCAAACCACTCAGTTGAATGCAGCGGTTTGCAATACCAGCTTCTTTTGCCACAGCTGCTGCGCTCTCAAGCTCTATCCGATGCCGCTGTCCATAATCAAAAGTAATACTTTTTACCAACGAAAACTCTCTGAGCGCCCAAAAGAGACACGTTGTTGAGTCCTGCCCACCAGAGAGGACAACCAAGGCTTTTTTGGGATCGAGTATCCGCATAATGAATCTTATAGAGATGTTGTTCCGCTAGGAGAAGAAAGGCTTCCTTCAGTACAGATGGTATCAAAACCGCCACGCGTATTATAAACGGTTTCAACTTCTACAGCACACTCTAGCACTGCTTCTAGATGCTTGCGAATAAGAGCTGTTGCCTCTTCTTGGTACACACCTACATTTCGAAATGATGTAACGTAGTATTTTAGAGACTTTAGTTCGACACACCGCCCTCCCGTCGGATAGTAGGTGATCTTCAAAGAAGCATAGTCTGGTAATCCGCTAAATGGACACACCGCTGAAAACTCTTTTGTCTCAGTCACTATTTTTTGTGTCGGAGAATGAAACGGAAAGGTCTCAAGCAGATCATCGCGAACACTTTCAGGACCCTGAAATGAACCAAGAAATGATACGTCTTCCCTTGCTGCAGTCTCACCCATAGCGACCCCCTCTCCCTTTCTTGAATATGCGCACGCTGAAGCCGTGCTCTTCCTTCAGAAGAGAAGGTATAACGATTTTTAGAAAGAAAGTGAACTCTTCAAGAGCACTATCTGCGGACAAATGGAGGCCGATGGCCGCTGCCTAGAGATTCCCCGCAGATTTTACCTGCTCACCTGAGCTATATTCCTCATAGAATTGATTGAGCTTTCGGCGTAACATCAAACGTGATCGATGTAGCCGCGACTTAACTGCTGGAATTGAGATTCCTAAAATATTCCCAACTTCTTTACTTGTCAGTCCATCAACATCTCGAAGGATAAAGACCGGTCGATAGTCATCTGGAAGTTTATCGATAGCATCTTCAAGAATGACCGTTACCTCCCGACGAAGGGCCACCTCATCACTCCTCTCACTATCAGGAGTCTTTAAAAGGAGGGTATGGTCTTCTCCAGGAAGCGCATCCTCTAATAAAATTGAACGGTTCTGACGATTCTTTCTTAACTTCATCAATGAAGCATTTACAGTGATTCTGTATAACCAGCTTGAAAAGCTCGATTTTCCTTCAAAGTCTTTGAGCTTTCTAAATACTGTCGTAAAAACATCTTGTAGGACCTCTTCGGCGTCTTCCGAATTACGACACATCCGGGCTGCGAGACTATATGCCTTATCACTATACCTCGAGATAAGCTCCTCATATGACCCCATATCTCCCTTTCGAAACTCCTTGATGAGCTGATTATCTGTTTTCACTGAAGACATCTACTCCTCCTTAAAACCACTGGCAAACCGGGTAAAAACTGCGAATCACAAACACGAGTTGCGAAAAGCCTGCCAAATTTTAAAAAAGTGATAAAATTTGAAATTTTTGAAGCTTTCCTCGAATAGAAAGCATATTAGAGAGTGTAGAAAGACTGAGCCTTCCATTTTCCGTCAAAATCCTAACAGTAATATTGTCCTCTTCTTAGTCATTTTGACGTTATTTTCGGCAATTTCTGCCGACACCAGACAGCCATCAACGCTCTATGAAAATCTCGTAAATGAGGTGCAATATACTTGCTGGCTTAGAAAAGAAGTGCTGAAGGTCCCACTAACGGGCTAATCAGAAAACGAGTTGAGGTCAGCAGACTTGCTCCTCGGAAGCGATGCAAGCTCAAGACCTCTTCACCACAGAGACGGAGCAGCACAGAGACAAAGCAGCACAGAGACAAAGCAGCACAGAGACAAAGCACCACAGTTAGACTAGACAATATAGAGATAAGCCAAGCCATCTTGTTCTACTGGCTCCCAATCCGGAAATGGGTATACCGCACAGATGATGCGAGTACCAGGTTGCGCCTCGGACTTTACCTTGTTTTTGAGTCGCTCCATTAAGTGGGGAACTAAATAAACGGTAACGACATTCGTCTCCCCCGAGCTTGTGCGCTGCAAAAAGAATTCTTCCATCGCCAGAGCCAAGATCATAAACCACATCTCCAGGCTTAATATCTGCCAGTCTCATTATCGATTTCACAGTTGAAAACCGAGATGGGATTGGTGCTCCCCCTTTGAATATCGCAACAAGCGTATAGAAAAAGTATGCAGCGAGAATGAGATTAAGCGTGATGACTATGGCAGAACCGAGTGATAGAGACATGTATCATGGTGTAACTGACTCCCCTCCTGTTCGCAATGTCTAATCTGAATTCCTCATCTCTGTAACCAGATGTGACGCCACCTAGCTCTTCCTCAGCCTGGCTATCCTGCGAGGCATCATACGGTTTTACTCATCCAGCCTTCAGAATTCCCGAATCCTCCCTCACGCAACTACTATGGCAAACGATTCACTCATTACGAAGTGTGCGAGTCAAAGTCCTCAATGGTGTCTAGAGCAGCTTAACAGCACCCTTGAAATAGGACTCACACAAGAAGCAGCTGACGAACGTCTTAACATTCACGGCTTCAATGCTCTCATGCAGAGGGACAATCGCCGTTGGACAAGAACACTCATCAGACAATTTCAAGACCTCCTCATTTTCATCCTCTCCGTTGCTGCTGTTCTTTCTTTTCTCATCGGTGATATTACGGACTCCCTAGCAATTGGTGTAATCATCTTCATCAACGGAGTACTCGGATTTCTTCAGGAATGGAAAGCTGAAAAGGCACTTGATGCACTCAAACAGATGGTAACCCGACACTGCCAAGTCCGTCGTGCGGGCGAAGTCGTCAATATTGAAACTCGCCAACTCGTTCCTGGAGATATTGTACTCCTCGAAGCAGGTGATAGTGTCCCTGCAGACCTGAGAATACTGGAAGCCACTAATCTTCGAGCCGATCAGTCACTCGTTACAGGAGAGGTTGACTCAGTTGCCAAGGCTCCAGATCCCAATACCAAGGATACGCCTCTTGCAGAGCTCTCTTCCTGTGTGTGGATGGGAAGTGTCATTACGAATGGTCACGGGATAGGGCTCGTGGTCCATACGGGAATGAAAACTCACTTCGGACAAATTGCAACTCTTACAAGCTCACTCGAGGAAGAGAAAACTCCTCTGCAACTCTCTCTTGCTCGACTCGCTCAAAAACTCGCAGCTCTGGCTTTCATCGTGGCATTTACCATAGCACTCACTGGCTGGCTTACTGGAAAGCCACTTCTTCAAATGATTATGGCGGCAATCGCCATCTCAGTGGCAGTTGTTCCTGAAGGACTACCCGCTGTAGTTACTATCACCCTTGCACTCGGCCTTACGGCAATGGTGAAGAAAAAAGCAATCGTGAGAAAGCTTCAAGCAGCCGAGACACTAGGCGCTACGAGCGTTATCTGCACCGATAAAACGGGAACTATTACCCGTAACGAGATGACTGCAACCCATATCTTGCTGGGAATTGGACAAGAGTATCGGATCACTGGAAGAGGATATGCCCCACACGGAGATATCTGTAAGCAATCTGGTGAGAGCATCTCCTCAATTGAACATGAGCATCTTACTCGCCTTTTATATACCGCCATGAGATGCAATCGAGCGACGATTAGGAGGAATGAGCAAGGACTTTGGGAGGCACTGGGAGAACCTACTGAGGCTGCTCTTTTTGTTGCTGGGCTAAAAGCAGATATTTCCCTTCGGGAAGATATCTCCCACCTCTCCGAGTTTTCATTCAGCTCAGAGAGAAAACGGATGACGGTTCTGGAGCATGGCTCATCAGGTACTCATGCGTTCGTAAAAGGAGCACCAGAAGTAATACTTCGCCGTTGCACACAAATCCTTCAAAAAGGACATCAAAGAACTTTAACATGGAAAGATAAAGCTCACATCGTAGAGCAATACACGAACCTTGCGTCTCAGGGACTTCGACTTCTGGCTCTTGCAGAGAGAGAAGTAAGCTCAGACATACCTCTTGATGAAAAGAATATTGAGAATGAGCTCTGCTTTCTTGGAATCATTGGAATGCAAGATCCCCCGAGAAATGAAGTTCCGGCGGCGATAAAAAAAGCACAGAGAGCGGGGATACAGATTATTCTCATCACAGGAGATGCTGCTGAAACCGCTAAAGCTATTTCAAAAC from bacterium encodes the following:
- the queF gene encoding preQ(1) synthase, which codes for MGETAAREDVSFLGSFQGPESVRDDLLETFPFHSPTQKIVTETKEFSAVCPFSGLPDYASLKITYYPTGGRCVELKSLKYYVTSFRNVGVYQEEATALIRKHLEAVLECAVEVETVYNTRGGFDTICTEGSLSSPSGTTSL
- a CDS encoding sigma-70 family RNA polymerase sigma factor, translated to MSSVKTDNQLIKEFRKGDMGSYEELISRYSDKAYSLAARMCRNSEDAEEVLQDVFTTVFRKLKDFEGKSSFSSWLYRITVNASLMKLRKNRQNRSILLEDALPGEDHTLLLKTPDSERSDEVALRREVTVILEDAIDKLPDDYRPVFILRDVDGLTSKEVGNILGISIPAVKSRLHRSRLMLRRKLNQFYEEYSSGEQVKSAGNL
- a CDS encoding cation-transporting P-type ATPase, yielding MANDSLITKCASQSPQWCLEQLNSTLEIGLTQEAADERLNIHGFNALMQRDNRRWTRTLIRQFQDLLIFILSVAAVLSFLIGDITDSLAIGVIIFINGVLGFLQEWKAEKALDALKQMVTRHCQVRRAGEVVNIETRQLVPGDIVLLEAGDSVPADLRILEATNLRADQSLVTGEVDSVAKAPDPNTKDTPLAELSSCVWMGSVITNGHGIGLVVHTGMKTHFGQIATLTSSLEEEKTPLQLSLARLAQKLAALAFIVAFTIALTGWLTGKPLLQMIMAAIAISVAVVPEGLPAVVTITLALGLTAMVKKKAIVRKLQAAETLGATSVICTDKTGTITRNEMTATHILLGIGQEYRITGRGYAPHGDICKQSGESISSIEHEHLTRLLYTAMRCNRATIRRNEQGLWEALGEPTEAALFVAGLKADISLREDISHLSEFSFSSERKRMTVLEHGSSGTHAFVKGAPEVILRRCTQILQKGHQRTLTWKDKAHIVEQYTNLASQGLRLLALAEREVSSDIPLDEKNIENELCFLGIIGMQDPPRNEVPAAIKKAQRAGIQIILITGDAAETAKAISKQVGLDITAILDGGALDRLSDDELRNHLHGTPLFARTTPEHKLRLVTLLQHAGHVVAMTGDGVNDAPALKRADVGVAMGRRGTDVARGASDIILTDDNFSSIIGAIEEGRRQYDNIQKFVLYLLSSNVGEILAIFINIIIGGPLILLPVQILWMNLITDGMTAVALGLEPAEKGIMEEPPRKQEMPILGRDSLNTLLFLGGYIGIATLFIFYLYQRFFPDADPILANTAAFTGMVLLEKANVFNFRSSRSSLFSIPLGSNKWLLWAWIGSLSLQGFAVYTPLLQEMLHTTSLRLFDWLFLISTMIPVLIIGELLKRLER